From Hippea alviniae EP5-r, the proteins below share one genomic window:
- a CDS encoding phosphate-starvation-inducible PsiE family protein — translation MKVDLVKKAMDVILYILSILILIVIVFYLIKLVWELKDVVMNFPPSNKTMSKAVEEVLNLFVLIEFFRGAISYFDFERIKLSYIADAAIVFILRELMIATFYHELEFKMAIAYSIVIAAVIGMRTLTIIYTPDREKFKKLIKNARER, via the coding sequence GTGAAGGTTGACCTTGTAAAGAAGGCAATGGATGTTATTTTATACATACTCTCTATTCTCATTCTAATAGTAATAGTTTTTTATTTAATCAAACTTGTTTGGGAATTAAAAGATGTTGTTATGAACTTCCCACCTTCGAATAAAACCATGTCCAAGGCTGTTGAAGAAGTGTTAAATCTGTTCGTGCTGATAGAGTTTTTTAGAGGGGCTATATCGTACTTTGACTTTGAAAGAATCAAACTCTCATACATTGCAGATGCTGCCATTGTGTTTATCTTAAGAGAGCTTATGATAGCCACATTCTATCATGAGCTTGAGTTTAAGATGGCGATAGCCTATTCAATAGTTATTGCAGCTGTAATAGGTATGAGAACATTAACAATAATATACACGCCAGATAGAGAAAAATTTAAAAAGTTAATAAAAAACGCTCGGGAGAGGTAA
- the pepD gene encoding beta-Ala-His dipeptidase: protein MSRVIEIFKEISKIPRCSAKCEKIAEWLCEWAKEHGFSCKKDKALNVLIDVPATEGYESKPVYALQGHMDMVCVKEDWSEHNFDSDPIEVIEEDGWLKANGTTLGADDGVAIAIALAIAEDRTAKHPHLKLLFTSDEEIGLKGALALEEGFFEADRLINIDSETENKFVVGCAGGEDIEIFLPARKGEKRFDSAFRVAISNLKGGHSGQEINKNRANAIKLMKEILKDAVYNLQLCEINGGKARNAIPDRCEAVVLASSYDTLKSSVDRMLDKAKEMYPDEDVKVEIEEFEACQEPFEHESFKKLIDLLDRLPHGVFEMLDKKTPKTSNNLAVVKSEDDRFFIATNQRSLSESGLDEIGMLIEITAREFGAELKRHSRYPSWTPNYQSELLKEAVETYENLFGVKPEIEVIHAGLECGIISGKVKGIDMISVGPDMEGVHTPKERVKIDSIERIYQFIRELLQR from the coding sequence GTGAGTAGGGTAATAGAGATTTTTAAAGAGATATCAAAGATTCCAAGATGCTCAGCAAAGTGTGAGAAGATTGCAGAGTGGCTTTGTGAGTGGGCCAAAGAGCATGGGTTTTCTTGCAAAAAAGATAAAGCTTTGAATGTTCTAATAGATGTGCCTGCAACGGAAGGCTATGAGAGTAAACCTGTTTATGCTCTTCAAGGTCATATGGATATGGTGTGCGTAAAAGAAGATTGGTCTGAGCATAACTTTGATTCAGACCCGATTGAAGTAATTGAAGAAGACGGCTGGCTTAAGGCAAATGGCACAACGCTTGGTGCTGATGATGGTGTGGCTATAGCAATAGCTCTTGCTATAGCGGAAGATAGAACGGCTAAACATCCGCATCTAAAACTGCTGTTTACAAGCGATGAAGAGATTGGATTAAAGGGTGCTTTAGCTTTAGAAGAAGGGTTTTTTGAAGCAGACAGATTGATAAATATAGATTCTGAAACGGAGAATAAGTTTGTTGTTGGTTGTGCAGGTGGTGAAGATATTGAGATATTTTTGCCCGCAAGGAAAGGCGAAAAAAGGTTTGATAGTGCTTTTAGGGTTGCGATAAGCAATCTAAAAGGTGGTCATTCGGGTCAAGAGATAAACAAAAACAGAGCGAATGCGATAAAACTGATGAAGGAAATTCTTAAAGATGCTGTGTATAACCTTCAGCTCTGTGAGATAAATGGCGGCAAGGCAAGAAATGCTATACCTGATAGATGTGAAGCAGTGGTTTTAGCAAGTTCATACGATACACTTAAGTCTTCGGTTGATAGGATGCTTGATAAGGCAAAAGAGATGTATCCTGATGAAGATGTGAAGGTTGAGATAGAAGAGTTTGAAGCTTGTCAGGAGCCCTTCGAACATGAGAGTTTTAAGAAGTTGATTGACCTTTTGGATAGATTGCCGCATGGTGTATTTGAGATGCTTGATAAAAAGACACCCAAAACTTCAAACAATCTTGCCGTTGTGAAAAGTGAAGATGATAGATTTTTTATAGCAACCAATCAAAGGAGCTTATCCGAGAGTGGATTGGACGAGATAGGTATGTTGATTGAGATTACTGCAAGGGAATTTGGTGCTGAGTTGAAGAGACACAGCAGGTATCCGTCATGGACGCCAAACTATCAATCCGAATTACTTAAAGAAGCAGTTGAGACATACGAAAATCTGTTTGGTGTAAAGCCAGAGATCGAAGTGATACATGCAGGCCTTGAGTGTGGAATTATCTCCGGTAAGGTTAAGGGTATAGATATGATTTCTGTTGGGCCTGATATGGAAGGTGTGCATACGCCGAAAGAGAGAGTAAAAATAGACTCTATTGAGAGAATTTATCAATTTATAAGGGAGCTTCTTCAAAGATAA
- a CDS encoding proline--tRNA ligase, with product MRYSKSFIYTLKEDQKEAAIVSHNLLLRGGFIIKLASGIYNYLPLGLRVIRKVSDIVREEMNKAGAIEILMAAIQPAELWKESGRWNDYGKELLRIKDRGDRDFVFGPTHEEVVTDIVRRFVKSYKQMPINLYQIQTKFRDELRPRFGLMRGREFIMKDAYSFDKDEAGMDESYEKMRIAYNNIFRRCGLAFRSVEADTGSIGGKDSEEFMVLSNTGEDEIVVCDSCDYASNTERATSILEDEAGEELKLEKVKTPNKETIRDVCEYLNANPEFSAKALVYKNEKGEVFCFFIEGDDELNLVKAMRATDSVELEMVSDDELEKLNLKKGYIGPIDFPNKDIRVICDYRLKNRNNLVVGANEEGYHYVGAKYGRDFECELADLRVVKEGEICPKCKKGRLKKIRGIEVGHIFKLGQKYSKAMNATFLDENGKTIPYFMGCYGIGIGRTAQAAIEQNHDEYGIIWPISIAPFEIEIVSLDTRNKELVDFCDRLYDEMVDKGLDVLYDDRDERVGVKLNDMDLIGIPIRVIVGKKAFESGKVEVSLRRDRNKELIEKDDVIDKVLKLREMLYKEIEEGRK from the coding sequence ATGCGCTATTCTAAAAGTTTCATATATACTTTGAAGGAAGACCAGAAAGAAGCTGCTATTGTAAGCCACAATTTACTTTTGCGTGGTGGGTTTATTATCAAACTTGCAAGCGGTATTTACAATTACCTGCCATTAGGTTTGCGTGTTATAAGGAAAGTTTCCGATATTGTAAGGGAAGAGATGAATAAGGCTGGTGCGATTGAGATTTTAATGGCTGCTATTCAGCCTGCAGAGTTATGGAAGGAATCCGGCAGATGGAACGATTATGGCAAAGAGCTTTTAAGAATAAAGGATAGAGGAGATAGAGATTTTGTTTTTGGTCCGACACATGAAGAAGTTGTAACAGATATCGTAAGGCGTTTTGTTAAAAGTTATAAGCAGATGCCTATAAATTTGTATCAGATTCAGACAAAGTTCAGAGACGAGCTAAGGCCAAGGTTTGGCTTAATGAGAGGACGAGAGTTCATAATGAAAGATGCTTACAGCTTTGATAAGGACGAAGCGGGCATGGATGAGAGCTATGAGAAGATGCGCATTGCTTACAACAACATATTTAGGCGATGCGGACTTGCTTTTAGAAGCGTTGAAGCTGATACGGGCTCGATAGGTGGCAAAGACTCAGAAGAGTTTATGGTTTTGAGCAATACAGGAGAAGATGAGATAGTTGTCTGTGATAGTTGCGATTATGCTTCAAATACAGAAAGAGCAACAAGTATCTTAGAAGATGAAGCAGGTGAAGAGTTAAAACTTGAAAAGGTTAAAACACCAAACAAAGAGACAATAAGGGATGTGTGTGAATATTTAAATGCGAATCCTGAGTTTTCTGCTAAAGCGCTTGTTTATAAAAATGAAAAGGGTGAAGTATTCTGTTTCTTTATTGAAGGTGATGATGAATTGAATCTTGTTAAAGCTATGCGTGCAACGGATAGTGTTGAACTTGAGATGGTAAGCGATGATGAACTTGAAAAGCTAAATCTAAAGAAAGGTTATATTGGGCCTATAGATTTTCCAAATAAGGATATAAGAGTTATTTGTGATTACAGATTGAAGAATAGAAACAACCTTGTTGTTGGTGCAAATGAAGAAGGTTATCACTATGTCGGTGCAAAATATGGCAGGGATTTTGAGTGTGAATTAGCTGATTTAAGGGTTGTTAAAGAAGGTGAGATTTGTCCTAAGTGCAAAAAGGGAAGACTTAAAAAGATTAGAGGCATAGAAGTCGGACATATTTTCAAACTGGGTCAGAAGTATTCTAAAGCTATGAATGCCACATTTTTGGATGAAAACGGTAAAACAATTCCATACTTTATGGGTTGTTATGGCATAGGAATAGGTAGAACTGCTCAGGCTGCAATTGAACAGAATCACGACGAATACGGTATTATCTGGCCGATTTCCATAGCGCCCTTTGAGATAGAGATTGTCTCCCTTGATACAAGAAACAAAGAGCTTGTTGATTTTTGCGATAGGCTTTACGATGAGATGGTTGATAAGGGTCTTGATGTGTTATATGATGATAGGGATGAAAGGGTAGGTGTAAAGTTAAATGATATGGATTTAATAGGTATTCCTATTAGAGTTATCGTTGGTAAGAAGGCGTTTGAGAGCGGAAAGGTTGAAGTCTCTTTAAGAAGGGATAGAAACAAAGAGCTCATAGAAAAGGACGATGTGATAGATAAGGTGTTAAAGTTAAGAGAGATGCTTTACAAAGAGATAGAGGAGGGCAGAAAATGA
- the mobB gene encoding molybdopterin-guanine dinucleotide biosynthesis protein B produces the protein MALFLGFVGNSGSGKTTLIEKLIKIFSEKGYRVGAIKHDAHNFEIDYPGKDSYRMKHAGAKKVVLASKSKIAMVEDLDEEIPLKELKGMFKGFDLVLVEGYRLEDLQKIEVHRSQASEGYLIEQGIKNIVMVASDEKVELGVPVVDLNEIEKIVEFVENLISKI, from the coding sequence ATGGCACTGTTTTTGGGTTTTGTTGGTAATTCTGGCTCTGGAAAGACAACGCTTATAGAGAAGCTTATAAAGATTTTCTCTGAAAAGGGCTATAGGGTTGGTGCAATAAAACACGATGCACACAATTTTGAGATAGACTATCCGGGCAAAGACTCATACAGAATGAAGCATGCAGGTGCGAAGAAGGTTGTTCTTGCAAGTAAAAGTAAAATAGCAATGGTTGAAGATTTGGACGAAGAAATACCACTTAAGGAGCTAAAGGGTATGTTTAAAGGGTTTGATTTGGTGTTGGTTGAAGGCTACAGGCTTGAAGATCTGCAGAAGATAGAAGTGCACAGGAGTCAGGCATCCGAAGGTTATCTGATAGAGCAGGGTATAAAGAACATTGTTATGGTTGCAAGCGATGAGAAGGTTGAGCTTGGTGTTCCTGTTGTTGATTTAAACGAGATAGAGAAGATTGTGGAGTTTGTAGAG
- a CDS encoding HD domain-containing phosphohydrolase, whose translation MKEKLFLEIIEDLHSGEFEKNGWQYILNKIKKLFNINAAFFASYEDESLLICHSSEEDLDGNKVESDTVAAKTILEKSTFVVRNYATCQFASQKWIEKGMKSLLSVPVYFKDKVFGALQVASFSDIKKFTPNQVSLLETIARVISFVLYHKSKIDTSDKILSLMIKEFEFFYSQNLPDFFNREKLKSWVVAYLKNILHITDAKAVGFIFPNENIYVAIHKENNELRVRFSFEITDEIKDYILYQIYEKSIGDIVSFDELNKYGLKPSSVSKQINIKSGLFVPVKFNDRVIVAVGFGFDRKINIDRDYKLALQNSAAHLTFMLIASKNVSILNNELVDTQTSFLESFILMMEARDTYTKGHSQRVAFYAKSIAKALGYNQIEQEKIYTAGLLHDIGKIGIPDNILLKPGKLTPNEYKIIKNHAEFSYQIIKNIKQFKDISDCVRYHHERCNGSGYPKGLTCQEIPECARILAIADVFDAITTNRPYRRSLALERALEVIQKHMSDELDQKIVEKSIDSLREAYEYLKSASKEKSFVPEEIDKIREQIFTTDYMTGLLRRKQFVRAVSDYIKESRRFVMFYFDIKNLSYINYGYSMEIGDKIIIHTAEALKKREEIRFLARTEPDAFYFVVVGVSEPALYSAELKKYVKDYVIDKLSKEEFFMKGWSRIISYYVSFSEFVPGKSAEDMMYECKQRKKEFEELLM comes from the coding sequence ATGAAAGAGAAGCTGTTTTTAGAGATTATAGAAGATTTACATAGTGGTGAGTTTGAGAAGAATGGTTGGCAATATATACTGAATAAAATTAAAAAGTTGTTCAATATAAATGCGGCGTTTTTTGCGAGCTATGAAGATGAAAGTTTGCTTATTTGTCATTCTTCAGAAGAAGATTTAGACGGAAACAAGGTTGAATCAGATACTGTAGCTGCGAAGACTATTCTCGAAAAGAGTACTTTTGTTGTTAGAAATTATGCTACATGTCAGTTTGCAAGTCAAAAATGGATAGAAAAGGGGATGAAAAGCCTGCTGAGCGTTCCTGTCTATTTCAAGGATAAGGTTTTTGGCGCTTTGCAGGTTGCATCGTTTAGCGATATTAAAAAATTTACACCAAATCAGGTATCTCTGCTTGAAACAATTGCAAGAGTTATTTCTTTTGTTCTTTATCATAAATCTAAAATAGATACTTCAGACAAAATTCTCTCTTTAATGATTAAGGAGTTTGAGTTTTTTTATAGTCAAAATCTGCCGGATTTTTTCAATAGAGAAAAGCTTAAGAGTTGGGTGGTTGCTTATCTTAAAAATATACTTCATATCACAGATGCTAAAGCTGTAGGTTTTATCTTTCCCAATGAGAATATATATGTTGCCATCCATAAGGAAAATAATGAGCTTAGAGTAAGGTTTAGTTTTGAAATAACAGATGAGATAAAAGATTATATTTTGTATCAGATATACGAGAAATCTATAGGTGATATAGTTAGTTTTGATGAGCTAAATAAATACGGGCTCAAACCTTCTTCTGTCTCTAAGCAGATAAACATAAAATCTGGACTTTTTGTCCCTGTTAAATTTAACGATAGGGTTATTGTTGCCGTTGGTTTTGGGTTTGATAGGAAGATAAACATAGATAGGGATTATAAACTTGCTCTTCAAAATTCAGCAGCACACCTAACTTTTATGCTTATTGCTTCAAAGAATGTTTCAATTTTAAACAATGAGCTTGTTGATACGCAAACCAGCTTTCTTGAGTCGTTTATTCTCATGATGGAAGCAAGGGACACATATACGAAAGGACACTCTCAAAGGGTTGCATTCTATGCTAAAAGTATAGCTAAGGCTTTGGGATATAATCAGATTGAGCAGGAGAAGATTTACACGGCTGGCCTTCTGCACGATATAGGTAAGATTGGGATTCCAGATAATATTCTTTTAAAGCCGGGTAAACTTACACCCAATGAGTATAAGATAATAAAAAATCATGCTGAATTTTCGTATCAAATTATAAAAAACATAAAACAGTTTAAGGATATATCGGATTGTGTTAGGTATCATCATGAGCGCTGTAATGGGAGCGGATATCCTAAGGGTTTGACATGTCAGGAAATTCCAGAGTGTGCAAGGATTTTGGCTATTGCTGATGTGTTTGATGCTATAACAACGAACAGGCCTTACAGAAGAAGTCTTGCGCTTGAGAGAGCGCTTGAAGTTATACAAAAGCACATGTCAGATGAGCTTGACCAGAAGATAGTTGAGAAATCCATAGACTCATTAAGGGAAGCATACGAATATCTGAAGAGTGCAAGCAAGGAGAAGTCATTTGTTCCAGAAGAGATAGATAAAATAAGGGAGCAGATATTTACAACGGATTACATGACAGGCCTTTTAAGAAGAAAACAGTTTGTAAGGGCTGTTTCGGATTACATAAAAGAGAGCAGACGGTTTGTTATGTTCTATTTCGATATAAAAAACTTAAGTTATATAAATTACGGATACTCAATGGAGATAGGTGATAAAATAATAATTCATACAGCTGAAGCGTTGAAAAAGAGAGAAGAGATAAGGTTTCTTGCAAGGACGGAGCCTGATGCTTTCTATTTTGTTGTTGTTGGCGTTAGTGAGCCTGCTTTGTATTCTGCAGAGCTTAAAAAGTATGTTAAGGATTATGTTATAGATAAGCTGTCAAAAGAAGAATTTTTTATGAAGGGTTGGAGTAGGATAATTAGTTATTATGTATCATTTTCAGAGTTTGTGCCGGGTAAGAGTGCAGAGGACATGATGTATGAGTGCAAACAGAGAAAAAAGGAGTTTGAGGAGTTGTTGATGTGA
- a CDS encoding aminopeptidase, translating to MTKDEIKELKEKLSYKNRNGWIGKDDEYHKNVFYFAEKYKEFIGSCKTEREVVRFVEEEFRSRAEKDDFFIVNRGKSVALIRIGDGFGAKIIASHIDAPRIDLKQNPLFEDTGFALFHTHYYGGIKKYHWFNIPLAIHGIIVKGDGEVLNVVVGEDDNDPIFVLPDLLPHLSHKIQDDKKVKEAFEAEKMKLIVGSIPIDDEEKDTVKLNILKILNEKYGIVEEDFISAELTLVPAFKPRDIGFDEGLIAAYGHDDRICAYCSKEAFFDANSKKTIVALMVDKEEIGSDGNTGAKSRFLLDVVVEILKKKGIEPSFENVGEFLKSSEVLSADVNGAVNPMYKEVHEKDNASYVNGGVVLTKFTGHGGKYMANDASAEFVGKIRKIFNDAGVNWQIGELGKVDEGGGGTIAKYLAAWNMDVVDCGPALISMHSPYEIVSKSDLYETYKAYKAFFESY from the coding sequence ATGACAAAGGATGAGATAAAGGAGTTGAAAGAGAAGTTATCTTATAAAAACAGGAATGGTTGGATTGGAAAAGATGATGAGTATCATAAAAATGTTTTTTACTTTGCTGAGAAATACAAAGAGTTTATAGGAAGCTGCAAAACAGAAAGGGAAGTTGTCAGGTTTGTTGAAGAAGAGTTTAGAAGCAGGGCAGAAAAGGACGACTTTTTTATCGTCAATAGAGGCAAGTCTGTTGCTCTAATAAGGATTGGCGACGGTTTTGGTGCAAAAATCATAGCAAGCCACATAGATGCACCAAGAATCGATTTAAAACAGAATCCATTGTTTGAAGATACGGGTTTTGCTCTATTTCATACGCACTATTATGGTGGTATTAAAAAGTATCACTGGTTTAACATTCCACTTGCCATTCATGGAATTATAGTGAAAGGCGATGGTGAAGTTTTGAATGTTGTCGTTGGAGAAGACGATAACGACCCAATCTTTGTTTTGCCAGACCTTCTGCCACATCTCTCTCACAAGATACAGGACGATAAGAAGGTAAAAGAAGCCTTTGAAGCAGAAAAGATGAAGCTAATCGTTGGAAGTATTCCAATAGATGACGAAGAGAAGGATACTGTAAAACTGAATATTTTGAAGATTTTGAACGAGAAGTATGGTATTGTTGAAGAAGACTTTATATCCGCAGAGCTTACGCTTGTTCCAGCATTTAAACCAAGAGATATTGGCTTTGATGAAGGTTTAATTGCTGCATACGGTCATGATGATAGGATTTGTGCATATTGCTCAAAAGAAGCATTCTTTGATGCAAACTCGAAGAAGACAATTGTTGCTTTAATGGTTGATAAGGAAGAGATTGGTTCAGACGGCAACACAGGTGCAAAGTCAAGGTTTTTGCTTGATGTTGTTGTTGAAATCTTGAAGAAGAAGGGCATAGAGCCCAGTTTTGAAAATGTGGGTGAGTTTTTGAAGAGTTCAGAAGTTCTAAGTGCAGATGTGAATGGTGCTGTAAATCCTATGTATAAGGAAGTGCACGAAAAGGATAATGCGAGCTATGTAAACGGTGGCGTTGTTTTGACGAAGTTTACAGGACATGGCGGAAAGTATATGGCAAACGATGCATCAGCTGAGTTTGTTGGCAAAATAAGAAAGATATTCAATGATGCAGGTGTGAATTGGCAGATAGGCGAGTTGGGTAAAGTTGATGAAGGCGGCGGTGGAACAATAGCCAAATATTTAGCTGCATGGAATATGGATGTTGTTGACTGCGGACCTGCTTTAATTTCTATGCATTCACCTTATGAGATTGTTTCAAAAAGCGATTTGTATGAGACATATAAGGCTTATAAGGCGTTTTTTGAAAGTTATTGA
- a CDS encoding MerR family transcriptional regulator has protein sequence MRVKKGYYTIGMVAEILNIHPHTLREYEREGLIRPKRTAGNIRLFTEKDIEDIKFIREMTQELGVNLAGVDIIMRMKRQIEQLHQVIENLEEALRKRIEEEISRKGSLVEKKASHPARVIEIKIEREE, from the coding sequence ATGAGAGTAAAAAAGGGTTATTATACGATAGGTATGGTTGCTGAGATTTTGAATATCCATCCGCATACTTTAAGGGAGTACGAAAGGGAAGGGCTTATACGACCCAAAAGAACAGCCGGAAATATAAGGCTGTTTACCGAAAAGGATATAGAAGATATAAAGTTTATTCGTGAGATGACACAAGAGCTGGGTGTTAATTTAGCGGGTGTTGATATAATTATGAGAATGAAAAGACAGATAGAGCAGTTGCATCAGGTTATTGAAAACTTAGAAGAAGCCCTAAGAAAAAGGATAGAAGAAGAGATATCACGCAAGGGCTCTTTGGTTGAAAAGAAGGCTTCTCATCCTGCAAGGGTTATCGAGATAAAGATAGAAAGGGAAGAGTAG